In Luteitalea sp. TBR-22, one genomic interval encodes:
- a CDS encoding MBL fold metallo-hydrolase RNA specificity domain-containing protein, whose translation MSALTFLGAAQTVTGSRHLLRTSAGHRVLVDCGMFQGLKALRERNWQGLGVATSEIDAVLLTHAHLDHVGWLPRLVASGYRGRVYCTPGTRDLCTLVLPDAGRIQEEDARQANKHGYSRHAPAKPLFTEDDARRALTLLQPVSYGVPLQVVPGLTAEFIRAGHLLGSSFIRVTQDDAPQTILFGGDLGRYGRPVLPDPEPVEYADVLLVESTYGNRTHGPDDDGASLAEVIVKTHERGGRLVIPSFAIGRVEELLYWLQRLEKEARIPSMPTYVDSPMAAEALQFYSSRPDELDPDMRPVHRGPMFDTRRLHVIKDTEESKALTNSSGPALIISSSGMATGGRVLHHLKRLLPDPKNTVLFVGYQAAGTRGRLLVDGARTVKIHGEVIPVAAQVVRNDQMSAHADRDEILRWLRGFKRPPARTFLVHGEPEAMGALAASITETLGWNVHQPQHREHVELG comes from the coding sequence ATGAGCGCACTCACCTTTCTCGGGGCCGCCCAGACGGTCACCGGCTCCCGCCACCTGCTCCGCACCAGCGCGGGACATCGCGTGCTGGTGGACTGCGGCATGTTCCAGGGCCTCAAGGCCCTGCGCGAACGCAACTGGCAGGGCCTCGGCGTGGCGACCTCCGAGATCGACGCGGTGCTGCTGACGCACGCGCATCTCGATCACGTCGGCTGGCTGCCCCGCCTGGTCGCCTCCGGCTACCGCGGGCGCGTCTACTGCACCCCCGGCACGCGCGACCTCTGCACCCTCGTGCTGCCCGATGCCGGCCGCATCCAGGAAGAGGACGCGCGGCAGGCAAACAAGCACGGATACTCCCGGCACGCCCCCGCCAAGCCGCTGTTCACCGAAGACGACGCGCGCCGCGCCCTCACGCTGCTGCAGCCGGTGTCGTACGGCGTGCCGCTGCAGGTGGTGCCCGGCCTGACCGCGGAGTTCATCCGCGCTGGCCACCTGCTCGGGTCGTCGTTCATCCGCGTCACGCAGGACGATGCGCCGCAGACGATCCTCTTCGGTGGCGACCTGGGGCGCTACGGTCGTCCCGTGCTCCCCGACCCCGAGCCGGTCGAGTACGCCGACGTCCTGCTCGTCGAATCCACCTACGGCAACCGCACCCACGGCCCCGACGACGACGGCGCGTCGCTGGCCGAGGTGATCGTGAAGACGCACGAGCGGGGCGGACGGTTGGTGATCCCCTCGTTCGCCATCGGGCGCGTCGAGGAACTCCTGTACTGGCTCCAGCGTCTCGAGAAGGAAGCGCGCATCCCCTCGATGCCCACCTACGTGGACAGCCCGATGGCCGCCGAGGCGCTGCAGTTCTACAGCTCGAGGCCCGACGAACTCGATCCCGACATGCGGCCGGTGCACCGCGGACCGATGTTCGACACGCGCCGCCTCCACGTGATCAAGGACACCGAGGAGTCCAAGGCCCTCACCAACTCGTCGGGGCCGGCGCTGATCATCTCGTCGAGCGGCATGGCGACCGGCGGCCGGGTGCTGCACCACCTCAAGCGCCTGCTGCCCGATCCGAAGAACACCGTCCTGTTCGTCGGCTACCAGGCGGCCGGCACGCGCGGGCGCTTGCTGGTGGACGGCGCCCGGACCGTGAAGATCCACGGCGAGGTGATCCCCGTCGCGGCGCAGGTGGTGCGCAACGACCAGATGTCGGCGCACGCCGACCGCGACGAGATCCTGCGGTGGCTGCGCGGCTTCAAGCGCCCGCCCGCCCGCACCTTCCTCGTGCACGGCGAGCCCGAGGCGATGGGCGCGCTGGCCGCGTCGATCACGGAGACGCTCGGCTGGAACGTGCACCAGCCGCAGCACCGCGAACACGTCGAACTCGGGTAG
- a CDS encoding dipeptidyl peptidase 3, which produces MTDRPYLLERVGPAAVVQLYADAFHTLAPEDRVLAWHLYEAALAGRDIYYDQRYEHGLAMRDVIEALFAGRAHLPADVAQAIERYTKLFWLNSGPYDHITARKFVLGLTRDQFVEAIGAVAAAGIAVPLGGHATADAFVDAYARDFLDEAWRPMVTSKTPGPGEDILASSANNLYVNLTSADVDAFEEQYALNSRLVKDPDGTLREEVYRVGGRYGATIARVVSHLEAARDVAPPPTAIALDALIRFYRTGEEEDRRDYDIAWVTDARSPVDTINGFIEVYLDARGRKGAWEGLVFHEHPEKTRHIRRIAEHAAWFEAHMPYAEAYRRTDVVGVSARAIDVLVECGDAGPMTAIGINLPNDESIREVHGSKSVSLANVVEAYEQSQPESLREEFCWDEAERDRARRFQAFAGELATSLHEVIGHGSGRMAPHVGPPQAVLREQYSTLEETRSDLVALWFIADPVMVELGLIAADDHAEVVRAEYEAYARNALVQLRRVRQGTHLEEDHMRNRQAIVHWLMAHTTAIERRTRDGRTFHVVTDVEAFRAGVGRMLALVQQIKSEGQYEEAVALFEAHGIHFDPALRDEIVARVDRLDLPSYTGFVMPRLAPVRDETGRIVDVEVSYPCDLATQMLEYSKNYRMADVDRARHA; this is translated from the coding sequence ATGACCGATCGTCCTTATCTCCTCGAGCGCGTCGGCCCCGCGGCCGTCGTCCAGTTGTACGCCGACGCGTTCCACACCCTCGCGCCCGAGGACAGGGTGCTAGCGTGGCACCTCTACGAGGCAGCGCTCGCCGGGCGCGACATCTACTACGACCAGCGGTACGAGCACGGCCTCGCGATGCGCGACGTGATCGAGGCGCTGTTTGCCGGACGCGCCCACCTCCCGGCCGACGTGGCGCAGGCGATCGAGCGCTACACGAAGCTGTTCTGGCTCAACTCCGGGCCGTACGACCACATCACCGCCCGAAAGTTCGTGCTGGGGCTGACGCGCGATCAGTTCGTCGAGGCGATCGGCGCAGTCGCGGCTGCCGGCATCGCGGTGCCGCTCGGCGGGCACGCCACCGCCGACGCATTCGTGGACGCCTACGCCCGCGACTTCCTCGACGAGGCCTGGCGGCCGATGGTCACCAGCAAGACGCCCGGGCCGGGCGAGGACATCCTGGCCAGCAGCGCCAACAACCTGTACGTGAACCTCACGTCGGCCGACGTCGACGCCTTCGAGGAGCAGTACGCGCTCAACTCGCGGCTCGTGAAGGATCCTGACGGCACCTTGCGCGAGGAGGTGTACCGGGTGGGGGGCCGCTACGGCGCGACGATCGCCCGCGTGGTGTCGCACCTCGAGGCGGCCCGCGACGTCGCGCCGCCGCCGACCGCCATCGCGCTCGACGCCCTGATCCGCTTCTACCGCACCGGCGAGGAGGAGGATCGGCGCGACTACGACATCGCCTGGGTGACCGACGCGCGCTCGCCCGTGGACACGATCAACGGCTTCATCGAGGTGTACCTCGACGCGCGCGGCCGCAAGGGCGCCTGGGAGGGCCTGGTCTTCCACGAGCACCCGGAGAAGACGCGGCACATCCGCCGCATCGCCGAGCATGCCGCGTGGTTCGAGGCGCACATGCCCTACGCGGAAGCCTACCGGCGCACCGACGTCGTCGGCGTGTCGGCGCGCGCCATCGACGTGCTGGTCGAGTGCGGCGACGCCGGGCCGATGACCGCGATCGGCATCAACCTGCCCAACGACGAGTCAATCCGCGAGGTCCACGGCAGCAAGTCCGTGTCGCTGGCCAACGTCGTCGAGGCCTACGAGCAGTCGCAGCCCGAGAGCCTGCGCGAGGAGTTCTGCTGGGACGAGGCCGAGCGCGACCGCGCCCGGCGCTTCCAGGCCTTCGCGGGCGAACTGGCCACCAGCCTCCACGAGGTGATCGGCCACGGCTCGGGCCGCATGGCGCCGCACGTCGGGCCGCCGCAGGCGGTGCTGCGCGAGCAGTACTCCACGCTCGAGGAGACGCGCTCCGACCTGGTGGCGCTGTGGTTCATCGCCGACCCGGTGATGGTGGAACTCGGCCTGATCGCCGCCGACGACCACGCCGAGGTCGTGCGCGCCGAGTACGAGGCCTACGCCCGCAACGCGCTGGTGCAGCTCCGGCGCGTCCGCCAGGGCACGCACCTCGAGGAAGACCACATGCGCAACCGCCAGGCGATCGTGCACTGGCTGATGGCGCACACCACGGCCATCGAACGACGGACGCGCGACGGCCGCACCTTCCACGTGGTCACCGACGTCGAGGCCTTCCGCGCCGGCGTCGGCCGCATGCTCGCCCTCGTGCAGCAGATCAAGTCCGAGGGGCAGTACGAGGAGGCCGTGGCGCTGTTCGAGGCGCACGGCATCCACTTCGATCCGGCGCTGCGTGACGAGATCGTGGCGCGCGTCGATCGCCTCGACCTGCCGTCGTACACCGGCTTCGTCATGCCGCGGCTCGCCCCCGTCCGCGACGAGACGGGCCGCATCGTCGACGTCGAGGTGTCCTATCCCTGCGACCTCGCGACGCAGATGCTCGAGTACTCGAAGAACTACCGCATGGCCGACGTGGACCGTGCACGGCATGCGTAG
- a CDS encoding peptidylprolyl isomerase, whose product MPTARWDTAACLGAALMMIAMPSLALPTARSETAPYRQRRVPTPPLVLQSDVRSAVIAADDARVQSREQRELILAVLRGGRLPTPDSRLPVPADAQVMAVRAIGRTGRAEWLPAATTALDHVSIDVRREAAFAVAQIGSGEPAILEAARAALARRLSVEQDLLVVASLAESLGRLPYPDPAGVDAAARELATAYARLPAGPGRSMCAVGVARGAEALARRARAVKASAATTTLAGLLGTLIDDGAPEAGATRPDVLRRRARRLATGGMMVLGSLPDSRLKTALADEDEQVRRLGILALASRGGVTAAEAATALADRSMLVRHAVVTRLGPGDPTLAAKGVADSHVHVRLAALDALGQAKACRAACDARIAAGPTPAAWHEYAHAVVASARTDAAAASPAVAMAATSPVWQVRMYAARAARHTGQADVLTRLAADAVVNVRHAALVAWREAGLPGLVAAATSALASDDGQLVLEAATALKGAPADDALAGALRSTLGRLTAQKRETSRDPRLALVERIDELDPQRLATLRPYLSDFDEAIASRVATLLRARMPGDGSIVAAPRPLPRTAAPTWEDVERLESTVVTLRLRGDRSLMLRLYGSNAPTAVARFVAQVQAGEWNGRTFHRVEPGFVVQGGSPAANEYAGAAAFARDEFSSLSHVRGTVGISTRGPDTGDGQIFINLVDNARLDFGFTLVASIVGDLSVIDDILEGEVIESAVATPRGAP is encoded by the coding sequence ATGCCCACGGCGCGGTGGGACACCGCGGCCTGCCTCGGCGCGGCCCTCATGATGATCGCCATGCCGTCGCTCGCCCTGCCAACGGCGCGGTCGGAGACCGCGCCCTACCGGCAGCGGCGTGTCCCGACGCCGCCGTTGGTCCTGCAATCCGACGTGCGCTCGGCCGTCATCGCGGCAGACGACGCGCGCGTGCAGAGCCGCGAGCAACGTGAGCTGATTCTGGCGGTGCTGCGGGGGGGGCGACTCCCGACTCCCGACTCCCGACTCCCGGTTCCGGCCGACGCCCAGGTGATGGCCGTGCGGGCCATCGGACGCACCGGCCGGGCCGAGTGGCTGCCCGCCGCCACCACCGCGCTCGATCACGTGTCGATCGACGTGCGCCGCGAGGCGGCATTCGCCGTCGCGCAGATTGGCAGCGGCGAGCCGGCCATCCTCGAAGCGGCGCGCGCCGCGCTGGCCCGGCGCCTCTCCGTCGAGCAGGACCTGCTCGTGGTGGCCAGCCTGGCCGAGTCGCTGGGTCGGCTTCCCTACCCCGACCCTGCGGGCGTGGACGCCGCGGCCCGTGAGCTCGCGACGGCGTATGCGCGCCTGCCGGCAGGACCCGGGCGGTCGATGTGCGCGGTCGGCGTGGCACGCGGCGCGGAGGCGCTGGCGCGCCGGGCCCGGGCCGTGAAGGCCAGCGCTGCGACGACGACGCTCGCCGGCCTGCTCGGCACGCTCATCGACGACGGGGCTCCCGAGGCGGGGGCGACACGGCCCGACGTGCTGCGCCGACGCGCGCGCCGCCTCGCCACCGGCGGCATGATGGTGCTCGGCTCGCTCCCCGACAGCCGACTGAAGACCGCCTTGGCCGACGAGGACGAGCAGGTGCGGCGGCTGGGGATCCTCGCCCTCGCGTCGCGCGGCGGTGTCACGGCGGCGGAGGCGGCCACGGCGCTCGCCGATCGCTCGATGCTCGTGCGCCACGCGGTCGTCACCCGCCTCGGTCCAGGCGATCCGACCCTGGCTGCGAAGGGCGTCGCCGACAGCCACGTGCACGTGCGGTTGGCCGCGCTCGACGCGCTCGGCCAGGCGAAGGCGTGCCGGGCGGCGTGCGACGCGAGGATCGCTGCCGGTCCGACGCCGGCCGCCTGGCACGAGTACGCGCACGCGGTGGTGGCCAGCGCCCGCACCGATGCGGCCGCGGCGAGTCCGGCGGTGGCGATGGCGGCGACCTCTCCGGTGTGGCAGGTGCGGATGTACGCCGCGCGCGCCGCGCGCCACACCGGGCAGGCCGACGTGCTGACGCGGCTCGCCGCGGACGCCGTCGTCAACGTGCGCCACGCGGCGCTCGTCGCTTGGCGTGAAGCAGGCCTGCCGGGACTGGTGGCCGCCGCGACGAGCGCACTGGCCAGCGACGATGGGCAACTGGTGCTGGAGGCGGCGACCGCGCTGAAGGGCGCGCCGGCGGACGACGCGCTGGCCGGTGCACTGCGCAGCACGCTCGGGCGCCTGACCGCACAGAAGCGCGAGACCTCGCGCGATCCGCGCCTTGCGCTTGTCGAGCGCATCGACGAACTCGACCCACAGCGCTTGGCCACGCTGCGACCGTACCTCTCCGACTTCGACGAGGCGATCGCGAGCCGTGTGGCGACGCTGCTCCGCGCCCGCATGCCCGGCGACGGGTCGATCGTCGCCGCGCCGCGCCCCTTGCCGCGGACCGCCGCGCCGACCTGGGAGGACGTGGAGCGGCTCGAGTCGACCGTCGTCACCCTGCGGCTTCGTGGTGACAGGTCGCTCATGCTGCGGCTCTATGGCAGCAACGCGCCGACCGCCGTCGCGCGCTTCGTCGCTCAGGTGCAGGCCGGCGAGTGGAACGGCAGGACGTTCCACCGCGTCGAGCCCGGGTTCGTGGTGCAGGGCGGGAGTCCCGCGGCCAACGAGTACGCCGGCGCGGCGGCGTTCGCCCGCGACGAGTTCTCGTCGCTCAGCCACGTGCGCGGCACCGTCGGCATCTCGACGCGCGGTCCAGACACCGGCGACGGGCAGATCTTCATCAACCTGGTGGACAACGCGCGCCTCGACTTCGGCTTCACGCTCGTCGCCTCGATCGTCGGTGACCTGTCGGTGATCGACGACATCCTCGAGGGCGAGGTGATCGAGTCGGCGGTCGCCACCCCGCGAGGGGCGCCGTGA
- a CDS encoding threonine/serine exporter ThrE family protein, with translation MSESGPSAKADGYTEGRREADAGTEGRSNADGGTPGGPLRSTDEGDAEAVGFVLKLGRALHTYGLSADVLEHHLLAMSHRLGLQAQFFTTPTSIFAAFGPVDRQRTHLIRVYPGDVDLGKLARLDAVTRDVEAGRVRVQEGSAAIEAIMALPRTALPLLRVAGYGVASAASCRILGGGLNEVAVAGVAGLLTGAISLASKRLPHGTHVFELAAALVVSFVVTCFAAISDLRLSVPTATLGGVVALVPGLTVTIAMTELARRHLAAGTARLSGAFLVFVAIAFGVAVGGELAQAVVGEVRSLAPKKLPEWTLTLALGMAPFAFAVLLRARRRDVPWLWGASVVGYTAVRAAALFFGPALAASLGALVVGVLANLYDRRGLGPASVVLVPGVLLLVPGSVGYRSLTSLLDQNVLVGVTAGFTMILTAVAIAAGLLIATVLVPPRGGSWREYD, from the coding sequence GTGAGCGAGTCCGGACCGTCGGCCAAGGCCGACGGCTACACCGAAGGCAGGCGCGAGGCCGACGCCGGCACCGAAGGCCGGAGCAACGCCGACGGCGGCACGCCGGGTGGGCCGCTGCGCTCGACCGACGAGGGCGACGCGGAGGCGGTGGGCTTCGTGCTGAAGCTCGGGCGGGCGCTGCACACCTACGGGCTCTCGGCCGACGTCCTCGAGCACCACCTGCTGGCCATGTCGCACCGCCTCGGGCTGCAGGCGCAGTTCTTCACCACGCCGACGTCGATCTTTGCCGCCTTCGGCCCGGTCGATCGGCAACGCACGCACCTGATCCGCGTCTACCCGGGCGACGTCGATCTCGGCAAGCTGGCGCGGCTCGATGCCGTGACCCGCGACGTCGAGGCCGGACGGGTGCGCGTGCAGGAGGGGTCGGCCGCCATCGAGGCGATCATGGCGCTGCCCCGCACGGCGCTGCCGCTGCTGCGCGTGGCCGGCTATGGCGTGGCGTCGGCCGCGTCGTGCCGCATCCTCGGCGGCGGCCTGAACGAAGTGGCGGTGGCCGGCGTCGCCGGCTTGCTGACCGGCGCGATCTCGCTGGCCTCCAAGCGGCTGCCGCACGGCACCCACGTGTTCGAGCTCGCGGCGGCGCTTGTCGTGTCGTTCGTGGTCACCTGCTTTGCCGCGATCAGCGACCTCCGGCTCTCCGTCCCCACCGCCACTCTCGGCGGCGTCGTCGCCCTCGTGCCCGGCCTCACGGTGACGATTGCGATGACCGAGCTGGCGCGACGGCACCTGGCGGCGGGCACCGCCCGCCTGTCCGGCGCCTTCCTGGTGTTCGTGGCGATTGCCTTCGGCGTGGCCGTCGGCGGCGAGCTCGCGCAGGCGGTGGTCGGCGAGGTGCGGTCGCTGGCGCCGAAGAAGCTGCCCGAGTGGACGCTCACGCTGGCCCTGGGCATGGCGCCGTTCGCGTTCGCGGTGCTGCTGCGGGCGCGGCGCCGCGACGTGCCGTGGTTGTGGGGCGCCAGCGTCGTCGGCTACACCGCGGTGCGCGCGGCGGCGCTCTTCTTCGGGCCGGCGCTGGCCGCGTCACTGGGTGCACTGGTGGTGGGTGTGCTGGCCAACCTCTACGACAGGCGGGGGTTGGGGCCGGCGTCGGTGGTGCTGGTGCCCGGCGTCCTGCTGCTCGTGCCGGGCAGCGTCGGCTACCGGTCGCTGACGAGCCTGCTCGATCAGAACGTGCTCGTCGGCGTGACCGCGGGGTTCACGATGATCCTGACCGCCGTGGCGATTGCCGCCGGCCTGCTGATCGCGACCGTGCTGGTGCCGCCGCGCGGCGGGTCGTGGCGCGAGTACGACTGA
- a CDS encoding cryptochrome/photolyase family protein has protein sequence MPRTSAFRTALQRHAHDPSGRRWVYVPYDQLSDGIGPLSRLAPRELGIVLVESEAKGRRRPYHQQKLALILANQRHFAIEQAARGVAVRYVHTPGTYAEALREVARETGPLVMMRAAERELRVEVAPLVADGLIEEIAHEGWLTTVEDFGSKPGPWRMDTFYRRVRTRLRILMDGKDPAGGRWSFDEDNREPWRGTPTPPRPPQFAHDAIGEEVADLVRTRFADHPGQVDLASLPATSAHAEQLWAWALDNCLAHFGPYEDAMSRRGDGLFHTRISPLLNIHRLLPARVVRDAERCDAPLNSREGFIRQVIGWREYVRHVHEATDGFTRLPDGDVPRTEAPGDGGYARWVLRHTGIGNRESGVAEAKQAGVGNRESGIAEAAPTQPADRRLPTAGSYGGCTVNVLKARTPLPLAYWGAPSGLACLDHVVAGVWREAWSHHIPRLMVLANIAALLDVDPRELTDWFWVAYADAYDWVVEPNVLGMGTYAAGPLMTTKPYVAGAGYIHRMSDYCEACSFDPKSTCPLTRLYWAYLARHEATFARNQRMGVVMSALKRRAPAQRQEDERVFGEVRERLTRGERIDQP, from the coding sequence ATGCCACGCACATCCGCCTTTCGCACGGCCCTCCAACGCCACGCGCACGACCCATCGGGTCGTCGCTGGGTGTATGTGCCGTACGACCAGCTGTCGGACGGCATCGGTCCGCTCTCCCGGCTCGCACCCCGCGAGCTCGGCATCGTCCTGGTCGAGAGCGAGGCCAAGGGCCGTCGGCGTCCGTACCACCAGCAGAAGCTCGCGTTGATCCTCGCCAACCAGCGGCACTTCGCGATCGAGCAGGCGGCGCGCGGCGTGGCGGTGCGGTACGTCCACACGCCGGGCACGTACGCCGAGGCGCTGCGCGAGGTGGCGCGCGAGACGGGTCCGCTGGTGATGATGCGGGCCGCCGAGCGCGAGCTGCGCGTCGAGGTCGCGCCGCTGGTCGCCGACGGGCTGATCGAGGAGATCGCCCACGAGGGGTGGCTGACGACCGTCGAGGACTTCGGGAGCAAGCCTGGACCGTGGCGGATGGATACGTTCTACAGGCGCGTGCGTACACGCTTGCGCATCCTGATGGACGGCAAGGATCCGGCCGGGGGTCGCTGGAGCTTCGACGAGGACAACCGCGAGCCGTGGCGCGGCACGCCCACGCCGCCACGCCCGCCGCAGTTCGCGCACGACGCGATCGGCGAGGAAGTCGCCGACCTCGTCCGGACGCGATTCGCCGACCATCCAGGGCAAGTGGATCTCGCGTCGCTGCCGGCGACGTCGGCGCATGCCGAGCAGCTGTGGGCCTGGGCCCTCGACAACTGCCTCGCGCATTTCGGGCCGTACGAGGACGCGATGTCGCGGCGAGGCGATGGGCTGTTCCACACGCGGATCTCGCCGCTGCTCAACATCCACCGCCTGTTGCCGGCGCGCGTCGTGCGCGACGCCGAGCGGTGCGACGCGCCGCTGAATTCGCGCGAGGGCTTCATCCGGCAGGTGATCGGCTGGCGCGAGTACGTGCGTCACGTCCACGAGGCCACCGACGGCTTCACGCGCCTGCCCGATGGTGACGTGCCGCGAACCGAGGCTCCCGGCGACGGCGGGTATGCGCGGTGGGTGCTGCGTCACACGGGAATCGGGAATCGGGAGTCGGGAGTCGCCGAAGCGAAGCAGGCGGGAGTCGGGAATCGGGAATCGGGAATCGCCGAGGCGGCGCCCACCCAGCCTGCCGACCGCCGACTGCCGACTGCCGGCAGCTACGGCGGCTGCACGGTCAACGTGCTGAAGGCCCGCACGCCGCTGCCGCTCGCGTACTGGGGCGCGCCCTCGGGGCTCGCCTGCCTGGATCACGTCGTCGCCGGCGTGTGGCGCGAGGCGTGGAGTCACCACATCCCGCGATTGATGGTGCTCGCGAACATCGCGGCGTTGCTCGACGTGGACCCGCGCGAGCTGACCGACTGGTTCTGGGTCGCCTACGCCGACGCCTACGACTGGGTGGTCGAGCCCAACGTCCTCGGGATGGGGACGTACGCGGCGGGTCCGCTCATGACCACCAAGCCGTACGTCGCCGGCGCCGGCTACATCCATCGCATGAGCGACTACTGCGAGGCGTGCAGCTTCGACCCGAAGTCCACCTGCCCGCTCACGCGACTCTACTGGGCGTACCTTGCCAGACACGAGGCGACCTTCGCGCGCAACCAGCGGATGGGGGTGGTGATGAGCGCGTTGAAGCGACGCGCGCCAGCGCAGCGGCAGGAGGACGAGCGGGTGTTCGGGGAGGTGAGGGAGAGGCTGACCCGCGGGGAGCGGATCGATCAGCCTTGA
- a CDS encoding DUF3253 domain-containing protein, whose amino-acid sequence MCPSEVARKLDPISWRRLMPEVRQAAVALADAGQVEVLQRGQVVDGRTARGPIRLRLR is encoded by the coding sequence ATGTGTCCCTCGGAGGTGGCGCGCAAGCTAGACCCGATCTCCTGGCGTCGGCTGATGCCCGAGGTCAGGCAGGCGGCCGTCGCGCTCGCCGACGCGGGTCAGGTCGAGGTGCTGCAGCGCGGACAGGTCGTGGACGGACGCACCGCGCGAGGGCCGATCCGGCTGCGGCTTCGGTAG
- a CDS encoding ATP-binding protein — MLDRADLTADVELALSRSPVVLLAGPRQCGKTTLARQFVASTSANYFDLEDPLSLARLAEPMTALSGLTGLIVIDEVQHRPEIFRVLRVLVDRDDNPARFLVLGSASGDLLRQTSESLAGRITRVTMGPFTLRETGGESTSTLWLRGGFPRAFLAPDEAASLAWRSSFVQTLLERDFPQWGVRSSAIALRRFWTMVAHYHGQTWKATDPARALDVSEPTARRYLDLFTDSFMVRQLQPFHANLRKRQVKAPKVYVRDSGLLHQLLGISSMHDLLSHPKAGASWEGFAVEQVLASEAHDEAWFWATHQGAEIDLVLRRGDRLLGVECKRTDTPRLTPSIRIALSDLGLDRIAVVYPGDRRFPLSDRVEAVPLRDLAAPSAHR; from the coding sequence ATGCTCGACAGAGCGGATCTGACGGCCGACGTCGAGTTGGCGCTCTCGCGCAGCCCCGTCGTGCTCCTGGCTGGGCCGCGCCAGTGCGGCAAGACGACCCTCGCCCGGCAGTTCGTCGCGTCGACGTCGGCCAACTACTTCGACCTCGAGGATCCGCTCAGCCTCGCTCGTCTGGCCGAGCCGATGACCGCCTTGAGCGGCCTGACCGGGCTGATCGTCATCGACGAGGTGCAGCACCGCCCCGAGATCTTCCGGGTCCTGCGTGTGCTCGTCGACCGCGACGACAACCCCGCGCGTTTCCTGGTGCTGGGCTCGGCGTCGGGCGACCTGCTGCGCCAGACGTCGGAGAGCCTGGCGGGGCGGATCACGCGGGTCACGATGGGGCCGTTCACGTTGCGAGAGACGGGGGGTGAGTCGACCTCGACGCTCTGGCTGCGGGGCGGCTTTCCGCGCGCGTTCCTCGCGCCGGACGAGGCGGCGAGTCTCGCCTGGCGGTCGAGCTTCGTGCAGACGCTGCTCGAGCGTGACTTCCCTCAATGGGGGGTGCGCTCGTCGGCCATCGCCCTCCGTCGATTCTGGACGATGGTGGCGCACTACCACGGGCAGACGTGGAAGGCCACCGACCCGGCGCGAGCACTCGACGTCAGCGAGCCAACTGCGCGCCGGTACCTGGACCTGTTCACCGACAGCTTCATGGTCAGGCAGCTCCAGCCCTTCCACGCCAACCTGCGCAAGCGGCAGGTCAAGGCGCCGAAGGTGTACGTGCGCGACAGTGGCCTGTTGCACCAGTTGCTGGGCATCTCGTCGATGCACGACCTGCTCTCGCACCCCAAGGCTGGCGCCTCGTGGGAGGGGTTTGCCGTCGAGCAGGTGCTCGCCTCCGAGGCGCACGACGAGGCCTGGTTCTGGGCGACGCACCAGGGCGCGGAGATCGACCTCGTGTTGCGACGGGGCGACCGGCTCCTCGGCGTCGAGTGCAAGCGCACGGACACGCCGCGCCTCACGCCGTCCATCCGGATTGCGCTCAGCGACCTCGGGCTCGATCGCATCGCGGTGGTTTATCCGGGCGACCGGCGCTTTCCGCTGAGTGACCGCGTGGAGGCGGTGCCGCTCCGCGATCTCGCCGCCCCGTCAGCTCACAGGTAG